In Deltaproteobacteria bacterium, the following are encoded in one genomic region:
- a CDS encoding DUF86 domain-containing protein, with product MQALVYRKERLLKRLEKLKEYRHDLKEMQDLSFDEYIRDKKTRYSIERLLFLIAENILDFLDHILSSRFEIISDSYEDILARSYEKNLINEVMYSNLKGLGGFRNILAHEYLILSNEEVFRNFKKMVAVMDGVIDSFEELL from the coding sequence ATGCAGGCATTGGTTTATAGAAAGGAGCGTCTTCTAAAACGTCTCGAAAAACTAAAGGAATATAGGCATGATCTAAAAGAGATGCAGGATCTTTCCTTTGATGAATATATCAGGGACAAAAAAACAAGATATTCGATAGAACGATTGCTATTTCTGATCGCTGAAAACATACTCGATTTTCTCGATCATATATTGTCTTCCAGGTTTGAAATAATAAGTGACAGCTATGAAGATATCTTGGCAAGATCATACGAGAAGAATCTGATAAATGAAGTCATGTATTCAAATCTGAAGGGGCTCGGTGGCTTTAGGAACATCCTTGCACATGAGTATCTGATTCTCTCCAATGAGGAGGTTTTCCGTAATTTCAAAAAGATGGTCGCCGTGATGGACGGCGTGATAGATAGTTTCGAGGAATTGCTGTAA
- a CDS encoding prepilin-type N-terminal cleavage/methylation domain-containing protein, which produces MTRNRNQEGFTLIEVMIAVTVFAIGILAVAAMTMRAVNGNTSAAISTDSTRWVSSQIDTIMGMDFNDPQLAAGNHGPIPAGNAGQYQVGWTVANGTVPNTRIVTVTITRNDVGGGQIQTTYTYLKAQNVRTWE; this is translated from the coding sequence ATGACGAGGAATCGAAACCAGGAGGGGTTCACCCTCATAGAGGTCATGATCGCGGTCACAGTCTTTGCCATAGGCATTCTCGCCGTCGCTGCCATGACCATGAGGGCTGTAAACGGCAATACCTCAGCCGCCATCTCCACAGACTCGACCAGGTGGGTATCGAGTCAGATCGATACCATAATGGGAATGGACTTCAACGATCCCCAGCTTGCCGCGGGGAACCATGGCCCAATCCCCGCTGGGAACGCGGGCCAATATCAGGTGGGCTGGACCGTCGCAAACGGGACGGTCCCCAACACGCGCATCGTGACAGTGACGATCACGAGAAACGATGTGGGGGGAGGTCAAATACAGACAACTTATACCTATCTCAAGGCCCAGAACGTGAGGACATGGGAGTAA
- a CDS encoding 3-deoxy-7-phosphoheptulonate synthase — protein MIILLKPEVTEESSEFDRIRSFIEQYPKVKVKVVGHQGEIRGVTEVHLIGPTHDIPQDILEGMPGVERVVRVSTKYRQIGRHGVDLSPVGFSYQGLRFDQDSFHVFAGPCAVDTRENAEATFRFLSGLGVVTARMGAYKPRTSPYDFQGHGAACLPWVFELAGKHGIKVISMEVLKEAHIEEIREALERAGNPTGVMLQIGTRNAQNFELLKAVGSQDAFPILYKRGMGLSLEESLNACEYIASEGNRRIVFCLRGVKTQLGAPHRNLVDFIHVPVVKRLTRLPVCVDPSHSVGKKDHAPDGLLEIFHAAAQGVVAGCNMILVETHPAPETALCDGPQSLTFAEFEGFLKDVEIVREAYEKRVNACTRGRPRHMIA, from the coding sequence ATGATCATCCTCCTCAAGCCGGAAGTCACTGAAGAAAGTTCTGAATTTGATCGTATCAGATCCTTCATCGAGCAGTATCCCAAGGTGAAGGTCAAGGTGGTCGGCCATCAGGGCGAGATACGCGGGGTGACCGAGGTCCACCTCATAGGCCCCACCCACGACATTCCCCAGGACATCCTCGAGGGGATGCCTGGGGTGGAGCGGGTGGTGCGCGTTTCGACAAAATACCGCCAGATCGGGCGTCACGGCGTGGATCTTTCGCCAGTGGGTTTCTCGTACCAGGGCCTTCGCTTCGATCAGGATTCCTTTCACGTCTTTGCCGGACCGTGTGCAGTGGACACCCGGGAGAACGCAGAGGCGACCTTTCGCTTCCTCTCGGGCCTCGGTGTGGTGACGGCCCGCATGGGGGCCTACAAGCCGAGGACGAGCCCGTACGACTTTCAGGGCCACGGGGCCGCATGCCTTCCATGGGTCTTCGAGCTTGCGGGCAAGCACGGCATCAAGGTCATCTCTATGGAGGTCCTGAAGGAGGCCCACATCGAGGAGATCCGGGAGGCACTCGAACGGGCCGGGAACCCCACAGGGGTCATGCTCCAGATCGGTACGCGCAATGCCCAGAACTTCGAGCTCCTGAAGGCCGTCGGCTCACAGGATGCGTTTCCGATCCTCTACAAGCGCGGCATGGGGCTCTCTCTCGAGGAGTCGCTCAACGCCTGTGAATATATCGCGAGCGAGGGGAACCGCCGGATCGTCTTCTGTCTAAGAGGCGTTAAGACCCAGCTCGGGGCCCCCCACCGGAACCTGGTGGACTTCATCCACGTCCCGGTGGTCAAACGCCTGACCAGGCTTCCTGTATGCGTGGATCCGAGCCATTCCGTTGGGAAAAAGGACCATGCCCCGGACGGTCTCCTCGAGATCTTCCACGCGGCCGCGCAAGGGGTCGTTGCAGGGTGCAACATGATCCTCGTCGAGACCCATCCCGCGCCCGAGACGGCCCTGTGCGACGGCCCACAGTCACTCACTTTCGCTGAGTTCGAGGGGTTTCTCAAGGACGTGGAGATCGTGCGCGAGGCCTACGAAAAGAGGGTGAACGCATGTACGCGGGGCCGACCCAGGCACATGATAGCATGA
- a CDS encoding PilW family protein yields the protein MRSKDAGSTFVELMVAMLLTGLIAGASYSVYLTHQRTATDQEQVVEAQDNLRAAMNFLERRIRMAGLDPDCSGTGCNGIVTAQANTLTFTTDFHNEDSVRSPAETVTFTLADSLNDGDNDLVMSVDGGANQPIALNIDALDFVYLDRNGNVTANTDQIRAIQVTVVARTDRPDPGHIDTIQYQNQQGQVIFGPANDNFRRRLLTQTVKCRNLGV from the coding sequence ATGCGGTCCAAAGACGCCGGATCCACCTTTGTTGAACTTATGGTGGCTATGCTCCTTACCGGGCTCATCGCTGGGGCCTCCTATTCCGTCTATCTAACTCATCAGCGTACGGCCACGGACCAGGAGCAGGTGGTGGAGGCCCAGGACAACCTGAGGGCGGCAATGAATTTCCTGGAAAGGCGGATACGCATGGCAGGGCTCGATCCGGACTGCTCGGGCACGGGCTGTAATGGCATCGTCACGGCCCAGGCCAATACCCTTACCTTCACAACCGATTTCCACAACGAAGACTCGGTTAGGAGCCCTGCCGAGACCGTCACTTTCACCCTCGCTGATTCCCTTAATGACGGAGACAACGACCTTGTCATGAGCGTAGACGGTGGGGCGAACCAACCTATCGCGCTCAACATCGACGCCCTCGATTTCGTTTACCTCGACCGGAACGGAAACGTAACCGCGAATACCGATCAGATCCGGGCCATCCAGGTCACCGTCGTCGCACGGACGGATCGGCCCGACCCTGGCCACATTGACACCATCCAATATCAAAACCAGCAAGGCCAGGTCATCTTCGGCCCCGCAAACGATAACTTCCGCAGGCGGCTCCTCACCCAAACCGTCAAGTGCAGAAACCTGGGGGTATGA
- a CDS encoding nucleotidyltransferase domain-containing protein, whose product MSVRERWKGTRRIAFGTEKSIALILPILKADHRILHAYIFGSRASKRNDMSSDIDIAIYTTRDFSWQDYYLVHGKITQKLRSDRLDLAWLNMADPILCFEIIKNGKVLFYRDADKLNDFEWISKKKYYDYVIYLKRHKYQQEDAGIGL is encoded by the coding sequence ATGTCCGTCAGGGAGCGATGGAAGGGGACAAGAAGGATTGCATTCGGCACCGAAAAGTCAATCGCATTGATTCTTCCGATACTAAAAGCGGACCACCGCATATTGCATGCCTATATCTTTGGTTCAAGGGCGTCAAAAAGGAATGACATGTCATCCGATATTGATATCGCCATATACACAACCCGTGATTTTTCATGGCAGGATTATTATCTCGTTCATGGCAAAATTACCCAGAAGCTTCGTTCAGATAGACTCGATCTCGCGTGGCTAAACATGGCGGATCCCATATTGTGCTTTGAAATTATTAAAAATGGGAAAGTGCTGTTCTATCGCGATGCAGATAAACTGAATGATTTTGAGTGGATATCTAAAAAGAAATATTATGATTATGTTATCTATTTAAAAAGACACAAATATCAACAGGAGGATGCAGGCATTGGTTTATAG
- a CDS encoding GspH/FimT family pseudopilin yields MLQYKSKSELPAGLKTKGIFRNLQGFTTVELMIVVALIGILAAVAIPNLRQASQNARLRAAARDLMGNFQLARVTAIRSNTPCTITFEDDDGDNNYERYTVFLDPDRNYTFDEYAGDTRIKQITWSDYNINGLVFNHNFVNNHIAFLPDGRTENTIAGAFGGGTVTLQNPFMTLQVTVSPTGTVRIS; encoded by the coding sequence ATGCTCCAATACAAATCAAAAAGTGAATTGCCTGCGGGTCTGAAAACGAAGGGGATCTTCCGAAACCTCCAGGGCTTTACCACGGTCGAGCTCATGATTGTGGTCGCCCTCATCGGGATACTCGCGGCAGTCGCAATACCGAACCTCCGCCAGGCATCTCAAAACGCCAGGCTTCGGGCAGCGGCCCGTGACCTCATGGGAAATTTTCAGCTTGCCCGGGTCACGGCCATACGATCCAACACCCCGTGCACCATCACCTTCGAGGATGACGATGGCGATAATAATTATGAGAGGTACACGGTCTTTCTCGACCCTGACAGGAACTACACCTTCGACGAATACGCCGGGGATACCCGGATCAAACAGATCACGTGGAGCGACTACAACATCAACGGACTCGTCTTCAACCATAACTTCGTGAACAACCACATCGCCTTTCTGCCTGACGGCCGGACCGAAAATACAATTGCGGGGGCCTTTGGAGGCGGGACAGTGACCCTACAAAACCCCTTCATGACGCTTCAGGTAACCGTATCCCCTACGGGGACCGTAAGGATCTCTTAG
- a CDS encoding AAA family ATPase: protein MPDPQPAHTNCLTIDGRVERVTFSSSETGYAVLRIRPRQGGRFTAVGHIPELLNQAGLDGADLRFTGQWTVNKYGRQFAFTQCQVLGSELLFFLVNVVRGLGPRLARELIDRYGEAELVAILDTDPRRLLEVKGIKEKRLSLILKSWHKHRSLKALAEYLGKVGCGVTPNLLVRIYNHFGEDALAVVRENPYRLTEVRGIGFRTADRIAMGLGIRPDSPERIEAALTHILLEAGESDGHCHLDHDELVQQVREALASEETLPPEDIVEGVLSAMILRGDLVRDDSGATGLASYRNMEDWLRGFFLERTQEEGGRPVVQAEAVAAFLQTYERKTGFELSDEQREIVFRVATEPRRVFALAGYAGTGKTTVCRAVLELLALCYAPRDEIVCCAFTGMAASRIRKATGFDAFTIHSLLKYSGDGAFEYGPDKPLPYRVVVLDEASMVSLSLFYRLARALQRDTLFLLVGDPAQLPPIGAGNVFGDAVANGLVTAVHLTRIYRQSGDSVLALFANEIRVGRMPEGVKEQGWKDFVFEEVEPHNIFAARHGKTEREVKALREENNAAIQRRILDLAREYKGSLTHPVWDFQVLTPMKMGQLGTEVLNPLLQEILNPADKDAPALTRSGITVRTGDKLVHLQNRDMAVMAWDAYVRNGRVFEGAEYRRIFNGNVGLVQALDPEAGEFHVVYPERIVVAYDIDHLGDIVELAYALTVHKAQGSQYRIVAIPLTNSHFIMLNTKWFYTAITRAEEKVHLVGQSYALKRACTNVEGVARRTWLALMGPP, encoded by the coding sequence ATGCCTGACCCTCAGCCCGCACATACCAACTGCCTCACCATTGATGGCCGGGTCGAGCGTGTAACCTTCTCCTCTTCCGAGACGGGTTACGCGGTTCTCCGGATCCGTCCCCGGCAGGGGGGGCGGTTCACTGCCGTGGGCCACATCCCCGAGCTCCTCAACCAGGCAGGGCTCGATGGGGCGGATCTCCGGTTCACGGGCCAGTGGACAGTCAACAAATACGGCCGCCAGTTTGCCTTCACCCAGTGCCAGGTCCTCGGAAGCGAGCTCCTCTTCTTTCTCGTCAATGTGGTAAGGGGACTGGGGCCGCGGCTTGCCCGGGAGCTCATAGACCGTTACGGCGAGGCCGAGCTCGTCGCTATTCTCGATACCGATCCCAGGCGGCTCCTCGAGGTGAAGGGGATCAAGGAGAAACGCCTCTCCCTCATCCTGAAGTCCTGGCACAAGCACCGGAGCCTCAAGGCCCTTGCCGAATATCTCGGAAAGGTGGGCTGCGGGGTCACCCCGAACCTCCTCGTCCGGATCTACAACCATTTCGGGGAGGATGCCCTTGCTGTGGTCCGGGAGAACCCATATCGGCTGACAGAGGTGCGCGGTATCGGGTTCAGGACCGCTGACCGCATTGCCATGGGGCTCGGGATCAGGCCTGATTCCCCGGAGCGGATAGAGGCGGCCCTTACCCATATCCTTTTGGAGGCCGGGGAGTCGGACGGGCACTGTCATCTCGACCACGACGAGCTCGTGCAGCAGGTCCGCGAGGCCCTCGCCTCAGAAGAGACGTTGCCGCCGGAGGACATCGTCGAGGGGGTGCTCTCCGCCATGATCCTTCGGGGGGATCTGGTACGGGACGACTCGGGGGCCACGGGGCTTGCCTCCTACCGGAACATGGAGGATTGGCTTCGGGGATTCTTTCTCGAGCGCACGCAGGAAGAGGGCGGGCGCCCCGTGGTCCAGGCGGAGGCAGTGGCGGCCTTCCTTCAGACATACGAGAGAAAGACCGGTTTCGAGCTCTCGGACGAACAACGCGAGATCGTCTTCCGTGTGGCGACAGAGCCCCGGCGGGTCTTTGCGCTCGCGGGATACGCCGGGACCGGAAAGACCACGGTCTGCAGGGCCGTGCTCGAACTCCTTGCCCTTTGTTACGCTCCCAGGGACGAGATCGTCTGCTGTGCCTTTACAGGCATGGCCGCCTCCCGGATCAGGAAGGCCACGGGCTTTGACGCCTTCACGATCCACAGCCTTCTCAAGTACAGCGGGGACGGCGCCTTTGAGTACGGCCCGGACAAACCCCTCCCGTACCGGGTGGTGGTCCTCGACGAGGCCTCCATGGTGAGTCTTTCCCTCTTCTACCGCCTTGCGCGCGCACTCCAGCGAGACACCCTCTTTCTTCTCGTGGGGGATCCGGCCCAGCTCCCTCCCATAGGGGCCGGAAACGTCTTTGGGGATGCAGTTGCAAACGGCCTCGTTACGGCGGTCCATCTCACCAGGATCTACCGGCAGAGCGGGGACAGCGTCCTTGCCCTCTTCGCCAACGAGATCCGGGTCGGAAGGATGCCTGAGGGGGTGAAGGAGCAAGGATGGAAGGACTTCGTCTTCGAGGAGGTAGAGCCCCATAATATCTTTGCTGCGCGTCACGGAAAGACCGAGCGGGAGGTGAAGGCACTACGCGAGGAGAACAATGCGGCCATCCAGAGGCGCATCCTCGATCTCGCCCGGGAGTACAAGGGCAGCCTCACGCATCCGGTCTGGGATTTCCAGGTCCTCACCCCCATGAAGATGGGCCAGCTCGGGACCGAGGTCCTGAATCCCCTTCTTCAGGAGATCCTGAACCCGGCGGATAAGGACGCGCCCGCCCTTACCCGTTCAGGTATCACTGTTCGGACCGGGGACAAGCTCGTGCATCTCCAGAACCGTGACATGGCCGTCATGGCCTGGGATGCCTATGTAAGAAACGGAAGGGTCTTTGAGGGGGCCGAGTACCGGCGCATCTTTAACGGAAACGTGGGGCTCGTCCAGGCCCTTGACCCGGAGGCCGGGGAGTTCCACGTAGTCTATCCGGAACGGATCGTCGTGGCATACGATATCGACCACCTGGGAGACATCGTGGAGCTTGCATACGCCCTCACCGTCCACAAGGCCCAGGGGAGCCAGTACCGGATCGTCGCGATACCGCTTACGAACTCCCACTTCATCATGCTCAATACCAAGTGGTTCTATACGGCCATCACACGGGCCGAGGAGAAGGTCCATCTCGTGGGCCAGTCCTACGCCCTTAAGCGTGCCTGTACGAACGTGGAGGGAGTGGCCCGAAGGACCTGGCTCGCCCTAATGGGTCCGCCGTGA